CACAGCATGTTGTGCCAGCATTAAATATTGTCGGTCAACTAACCGTTTACCCAGAGGAACTTAAACCTTTATAATGTTCAAGACTGAGACTACAATATGAAATGCAGCAGACCAGCTGTGCTTACAGTATGCAACACAGAATTTATCTGACCTGTTGGGCCATTTCTCCTTAGTGTCTCTGACTTTCTGGACTAAAGTGCATagttccacattttaacataagAAAATATTCACTTAAGACGTCTACATGTTAACTTCATATGGAATCATCAGTTCATACAGCAAATTGCTAAGAATACTCTCATGATCATATACCTACACCTGGGATGAATGATTGTCTTGGAATATGCAAGACATAAAGTACAGAGTACGCAGCAGTCACTGTGACTCAGACTATAAAGGTGCTGGGTGCTCATCCCACTGGAATGTGAATTTAGTTTGAGCAACAGGTAGCCGACTGAAGGTCAGGATTCTTCTGCAATGATTCGAGCTTGACATGTTGCCCGCAGCTTAGTCAAGGTTGCCATGGAGAGGCTTCCTGGTTCAGTGAAGATTTTCTAGGAAAGGCAAGAAACACCAGGATTATAGGATTAAAGAAAGCAATCTACAAAGGACGACTCTTATATTGACTGATGTTTGCTCCAGAGAAATTACTCTCTTAAGCAGCAATGGGATaccttccttcatttctttttaccTGCATAAAAGTGTGGCACTCATCAACAAATGGTCCATGAGTGATCTGCTTGAAGGATTGGCAGACGTCTGGCAGGGACTGGGCCTGTTGAATCAAAGCCTCATTGTGATGGATCAGTGTCAGAGCGACGCGAAACAGGATTTTCGAGCCCTCGTAGAACAGGCAATCCCAAATTCGTAGAACTGTCTGCAGAAAAACggcaaaaagaaataaatcccACCAACAAACACATAGGTGGTGATGCACAATATGATGTTTAGCCAAATCTAAACTGTGAGCAACAGCAACTCAGCTGCAGAGGGTAAAGCTGTTGGGAAAGGTAAAGTACTGTATTTCTCATGCAccaaaatctacatttttgcaTTGTAAATTTCAACAAAATAGTAGGAAGAAAAGAGTGGAACTAAATTACAAgtaaattttttgtttggaTTCCTCATTTCCCTATGCTCTACTTCCCACTAACGGCTACTTTAAAACATAACTGCTGTGCTCAAAACACTGTATTGGTCTGAGTGTGAAATCATTAAGGAGAAGCAGCTCTTACTGGTTGGCTACAGTGTTTGTGTTCGTAGATTAAACCTCCAGGGAATAACATGAACATCTGCAACTGTTACAACCTCCTAGAGGAGCTCCATGTGTATTTGGTGAACTAACACAGCAGCGCATAACCTCCCAAGGCCAAAAGAGGGAGATGGCAACAACGAGGACAACTGTGCGGGGTGAGCATATGTTTaagttttaaagaaaagaaagaaaaaaaactgttcattaTCCAGTAACGGCAGTGCTTGAATAAAGCACACGTATTTATTAAACAGTGTTTCTGTATTACATTGAATAGTGTGATTTGAGAGCTTTTTTCAGGTTGCgataaaaccacattttagCAATAAAAAGTTCTGCTAGAACAATTGATCATTTTCCACAATGTGTTGTCAAACTGTTTAACTTttcaatttaaaacatttccttcagGATACTAGTAATAACAAATCAATTGGAGTAAAATCTTGCCACCAGGGATAAACTCATTCATATAAGCCTTGCCAacatacagcatttttccaattatcggtaatgttatttttattaaaatagattccagataaaataaattaacttaAGAATTTATCGCTCATGCAGCGGCTTCTCTATCTGGAATCACCACTTTGTAGTTTCAAGCAATGTCCAACATCactatctgattggttacacatCACGATTAATGACCTATCATAGTTGGTGAAAAGCTCTTTTTCAATTAAATGTGTGTTGAACAAACAAAGAAAGGCATCACAACAAACTTTTCTGTTGGTGTTATTCTAAATTTTGAAACCAAGattgtcatttttactgcaaatgcaCATCGGTTCCATAATAATTAGTATCACTGGTTACACTACAGTATGAACTTCCCACCTGGttgcacaacaaaacactgaacacaGATTAACTAACCTCTACTGGAAGAACGTCTATGTAGAGACAGATGAACCATCGGGAGGCCACTAGTGTCCACATGACGTTATGATCCACCATGATCTGCCAGACTTGGGGGATTTTAAGTTTCACCAGCTCCCCTAACACCTCCTGGTCCGTCTTCAACCCGAGCATGGCTGGACTGTAGTAGTCTGGAACCACGTACACACACATCCTGATTTGTACACTGTTCATAATTAACTGCAaacaaatacatacaaatcCATTTCTTTCACTGGAAAGCTGTTAATTGTGAAGTCTAACACAAAACTCCAGAATCTCATTCCAGTCAGAACTGCTGCTAGCAGGTCTTCATTTATTTACACTGACATTCCTTCGACTGAGCCTGTGCAAGATACTCATGAAAACATACTGTAGGTGTTCAGCCACACAGAGATAAACAACATGTGACCCCAACAGGATTATCCTCATCCGCTACACACGGCTgtcacaaaatcacaacaatggCAACTGAACGTACGCCCACACACCTGGTAAAATTCTACCAAGTAGCGCGTCCATCAGCCAGAAGGATTTCTCTTCATCTTTTGTGATGATGAGTAGATACCCAGCTATGAAGTTCATCCCCTGAaggcaaagagacacacactcaGGTTACATTTGAGTCTTGTAATCCTGTCTGAGCAGGTTTCTTCGGGTCTCTAATAAAGCATCTAGGGTAGAGAGCAGTAAGTGTACACTAAGAACAATTGAAGGAAGCCAAAACACAACCAAACCCAAACAGCCCACCTGACTTTGATTACAGATTAATGGATTCTATTTATAGTTCAAAAGAGATGTAACCATCAGTGTAGTCCTGTTTGAATTGCAAACCAAGCTGCATCTGCTCTGGTGAATGAAATTAGCCTTGCAAATGTTATATTGAGTTGATACAGACATAGGCAGGCTTTCTCTGAACACATAAGCAACCAGGTAGTACGTACTTATAATGCTGTGAAATACAGGAGCAATAAAACACTTCTTGTATGGACACTTAGGTAGATTTTAACCAAccagttttttttaagtatgtAAAAGTTTGCACTGTCTGTGCCTACAAGTATTTACGAggactttctgcttcatttttgtcCTGTAATCCTCCGTAATAATGGACCACACTCTTTGCTGGACATTTCAATCATATAACACAATccgaaaaaatgagacaattcAAATGCTGTCATTGTTCGAACCCAAATTGCCAACACCGACTCATAACACAAGGTCCTTTAGTATACAGAAGGAGTCAGCGAAAATGGAACTAATTAAAGGAATTACtgtgttattattatatgtattatttttcacaaaatcaCTATCGGCTGGAGTTACCTGACAGTAGCCCACAGCTGGATTGTGGTGACCATAGGCCAGCAGCACATTGTACAGCGCTTTCTGCAGACATGGGATGGATGTCTTACGGAACAGAacattgtctggaaatgttCTGTGCAAGTCTGAAAGAAAAAGACCACATGGACAGTAATCATTCTTTGTGtggtttatatatgtatatattacaggccaaattagaatccaggcaatGTAATtgctctgttaatgtaattatttgttttccttaacattatgtaccttgaaatttggttttagatacaaggtaaataattactttcgaagtaatgtcaacttttgtcatcaacacttggcaaaataaacagggaaaaaattatgttgtcaaagtagtttctgggtttttttcatatactgtataccaaaatcctgttagagggttagggttattcttTCTAATATACAGGCTACTGATATATCAAGATTGAAATCCGTACAACAACAATGGTAGGATTTTGATTTTGCCTATATGTTAAAATAAGAGCCAGTTGCAGCTTtttaatcatccatccattctctatacaccgctttatcctcactagggtcgcggggggtgctggagcctatcccagctgactcgggcgaaggcaggggacactctggacaggtcaccagtctgtcgcagggctacatatacagacacacaaacaatcacacctacgggcaatttagagtaaccaattaacctcagcatattttttggactgtgggaggaagccggagtgcccagagaaaacccacgcatgcacagggaga
This genomic interval from Acanthochromis polyacanthus isolate Apoly-LR-REF ecotype Palm Island chromosome 2, KAUST_Apoly_ChrSc, whole genome shotgun sequence contains the following:
- the grtp1a gene encoding growth hormone-regulated TBC protein 1-A isoform X2, encoding MSASGAQDQLEKNPGHYQSLLGARHDLKLMETINTDLHRTFPDNVLFRKTSIPCLQKALYNVLLAYGHHNPAVGYCQGMNFIAGYLLIITKDEEKSFWLMDALLGRILPDYYSPAMLGLKTDQEVLGELVKLKIPQVWQIMVDHNVMWTLVASRWFICLYIDVLPVETVLRIWDCLFYEGSKILFRVALTLIHHNEALIQQAQSLPDVCQSFKQITHGPFVDECHTFMQKIFTEPGSLSMATLTKLRATCQARIIAEES
- the grtp1a gene encoding growth hormone-regulated TBC protein 1-A isoform X1; the encoded protein is MEKKNKATNRTRSADGRAKDRVDSVDPYGFERSEDFDYESYEELMSEYLVVLTRRSIKWSKLLKGKSKVQKNVKLKRYVRKGIPNEHRALIWMSASGAQDQLEKNPGHYQSLLGARHDLKLMETINTDLHRTFPDNVLFRKTSIPCLQKALYNVLLAYGHHNPAVGYCQGMNFIAGYLLIITKDEEKSFWLMDALLGRILPDYYSPAMLGLKTDQEVLGELVKLKIPQVWQIMVDHNVMWTLVASRWFICLYIDVLPVETVLRIWDCLFYEGSKILFRVALTLIHHNEALIQQAQSLPDVCQSFKQITHGPFVDECHTFMQKIFTEPGSLSMATLTKLRATCQARIIAEES